One window from the genome of Populus alba chromosome 15, ASM523922v2, whole genome shotgun sequence encodes:
- the LOC118057149 gene encoding probable inactive receptor kinase At5g53320 isoform X1 encodes MNMNKGLFFILSAFLFFGAVFLPTTADPVEDKEALLYFLHNIHLSRPVNWKESTSVCNNWTGVSCSNDRSRVTALVLPGVGFRGPIPPNTLRRLSAIQILNLGSNGISGSFPYDELSKLKNLTILFLQSNNFSGPLPSDFSVWNDLTILNLSNNGFNGSFPPSISNLTHLSSLNLANNFLSGNIPDINVSSLQQLELANNNFTGSVPKSLQRFPSSALSGNNLSSENALPPALPVHPPSSQPSKKSSKLREPAILGIALGGCVLGFVVIAVLMVLCRFKKNREGGFATKKKESSLKKTASKSQEQNNRLFFFEHCSLAFDLEDLLRASAEVLGKGTFGIAYKAALEDASTVVVKRLKEVTVPKKEFEQQMIVAGSIRHANVSPLRAYYYSKDERLMVYDFYEQGSVSSMLHGKRGEGHTPIDWETRLKIAIGAARGIAHVHTQNGGKLVHGNIKSSNIFLNSQGYGCVSDIGLASLMSPIPPPMMRAAGYRAPEVTDSRKAAHASDVYSYGVLLLELLTGKSPMHATGGDEVVHLVRWVNSVVREEWTAEVFDLELLRYPNIEEEMVEMLQIGMACVVRMPEQRPKMPDVVKMVEEIRRLSTDDRPSTESKLEIAVATPSPQAAEVASTSSAQQ; translated from the exons ATGAACATGAACAAGGGCCTGTTCTTCATTTTATCTGCTTTTCTCTTCTTTGGAGCAGTTTTCTTGCCAACCACCGCTGACCCGGTTGAAGATAAGGAAGCTTTACTATATTTCCTTCACAATATTCATCTCTCTCGCCCTGTCAATTGGAAGGAGAGCACTTCTGTGTGCAATAACTGGACTGGAGTGTCCTGTAGCAATGATCGCTCTAGAGTTACAGCTCTCGTGTTGCCAGGAGTAGGATTTCGTGGCCCAATTCCACCCAACACTCTTAGGCGTTTGTCAGCAATTCAGATCCTGAACCTCGGATCTAATGGTATATCAGGTTCTTTCCCTTATGATGAACTCTCCAAACTCAAGAACTTAACCATCCTTTTTCTTCAATCCAACAACTTTTCTGGCCCATTGCCTTCAGATTTCTCAGTTTGGAATGATCTCACAATTCTTAATCTTTCCAATAATGGCTTCAATGGGAGCTTTCCTCCTTCAATATCAAATTTGACTCACCTCTCATCTTTGAACCTTGCTAACAACTTCCTTTCAGGCAATATTCCTGATATAAATGTCTCTAGTTTGCAACAGCTAGAATTAGCCAACAATAATTTTACTGGAAGTGTGCCCAAGTCTCTTCAAAGATTTCCAAGTTCTGCATTATCTGGTAACAATCTTTCATCAGAAAATGCCCTCCCCCCTGCTCTTCCAGTTCATCCACCAAGTTCTCAACCATCAAAAAAATCCTCAAAACTAAGGGAACCTGCAATCCTGGGGATTGCTCTAGGTGGCTGTGTACTTGGGTTTGTGGTTATTGCTGTGTTGATGGTTTTGTGCCGCTTTAAGAAAAACAGGGAAGGTGGGTTCGCAACAAAGAAGAAAGAGTCCTCTTTGAAGAAAACAGCCTCAAAGAGCCAAGAGCAGAACAACAGGCTATTTTTCTTCGAGCATTGTAGTCTTGCATTTGACTTGGAGGACTTGTTGAGAGCATCTGCAGAGGTGCTTGGGAAGGGAACGTTTGGAATAGCTTATAAGGCCGCGCTCGAGGATGCATCCACAGTGGTGGTGAAGAGGTTGAAGGAAGTGACTGTTCCAAAAAAGGAGTTTGAGCAGCAAATGATTGTGGCTGGGAGTATTAGGCATGCGAATGTGTCTCCACTGAGGGCATATTACTATTCCAAGGATGAGAGACTTATGGTCTATGATTTCTATGAACAGGGCAGTGTGTCTTCAATGCTACATG GAAAGAGAGGGGAGGGCCACACTCCTATAGACTGGGAAACAAGGCTGAAGATCGCAATTGGTGCAGCAAGGGGCATTGCTCATGTCCACACGCAGAATGGTGGCAAACTTGTCCATGGAAACATAAAATCCTCAAACATTTTCCTCAATTCCCAAGGATATGGCTGTGTGTCCGATATCGGTTTGGCATCACTGATGAGCCCAATTCCCCCACCAATGATGAGGGCTGCAGGCTATCGAGCCCCAGAAGTTACAGACAGTAGGAAAGCAGCCCATGCATCTGATGTCTACAGCTATGGGGTCTTGCTACTTGAGCTTCTCACAGGAAAATCTCCCATGCACGCCACAGGTGGTGATGAAGTTGTTCACTTGGTGAGGTGGGTGAATTCTGTGGTAAGAGAGGAGTGGACTGCTGAAGTATTTGATTTAGAGCTCTTAAGGTATCCCAATATCGAGGAGGAAATGGTAGAGATGTTACAAATAGGAATGGCTTGTGTGGTGAGGATGCCAGAGCAGAGACCCAAAATGCCTGATGTGGTGAAAATGGTGGAGGAAATTCGGAGACTGAGCACCGACGACCGGCCATCCACTGAAAGTAAATTAGAAATTGCAGTCGCAACCCCATCACCACAGGCAGCTGAAGTAGCTTCTACCTCTTCAGCTCAACAGTGA
- the LOC118057149 gene encoding probable inactive receptor kinase At5g53320 isoform X2: MIVSIFLPTTADPVEDKEALLYFLHNIHLSRPVNWKESTSVCNNWTGVSCSNDRSRVTALVLPGVGFRGPIPPNTLRRLSAIQILNLGSNGISGSFPYDELSKLKNLTILFLQSNNFSGPLPSDFSVWNDLTILNLSNNGFNGSFPPSISNLTHLSSLNLANNFLSGNIPDINVSSLQQLELANNNFTGSVPKSLQRFPSSALSGNNLSSENALPPALPVHPPSSQPSKKSSKLREPAILGIALGGCVLGFVVIAVLMVLCRFKKNREGGFATKKKESSLKKTASKSQEQNNRLFFFEHCSLAFDLEDLLRASAEVLGKGTFGIAYKAALEDASTVVVKRLKEVTVPKKEFEQQMIVAGSIRHANVSPLRAYYYSKDERLMVYDFYEQGSVSSMLHGKRGEGHTPIDWETRLKIAIGAARGIAHVHTQNGGKLVHGNIKSSNIFLNSQGYGCVSDIGLASLMSPIPPPMMRAAGYRAPEVTDSRKAAHASDVYSYGVLLLELLTGKSPMHATGGDEVVHLVRWVNSVVREEWTAEVFDLELLRYPNIEEEMVEMLQIGMACVVRMPEQRPKMPDVVKMVEEIRRLSTDDRPSTESKLEIAVATPSPQAAEVASTSSAQQ, translated from the exons ATGATAGTGTCTA TTTTCTTGCCAACCACCGCTGACCCGGTTGAAGATAAGGAAGCTTTACTATATTTCCTTCACAATATTCATCTCTCTCGCCCTGTCAATTGGAAGGAGAGCACTTCTGTGTGCAATAACTGGACTGGAGTGTCCTGTAGCAATGATCGCTCTAGAGTTACAGCTCTCGTGTTGCCAGGAGTAGGATTTCGTGGCCCAATTCCACCCAACACTCTTAGGCGTTTGTCAGCAATTCAGATCCTGAACCTCGGATCTAATGGTATATCAGGTTCTTTCCCTTATGATGAACTCTCCAAACTCAAGAACTTAACCATCCTTTTTCTTCAATCCAACAACTTTTCTGGCCCATTGCCTTCAGATTTCTCAGTTTGGAATGATCTCACAATTCTTAATCTTTCCAATAATGGCTTCAATGGGAGCTTTCCTCCTTCAATATCAAATTTGACTCACCTCTCATCTTTGAACCTTGCTAACAACTTCCTTTCAGGCAATATTCCTGATATAAATGTCTCTAGTTTGCAACAGCTAGAATTAGCCAACAATAATTTTACTGGAAGTGTGCCCAAGTCTCTTCAAAGATTTCCAAGTTCTGCATTATCTGGTAACAATCTTTCATCAGAAAATGCCCTCCCCCCTGCTCTTCCAGTTCATCCACCAAGTTCTCAACCATCAAAAAAATCCTCAAAACTAAGGGAACCTGCAATCCTGGGGATTGCTCTAGGTGGCTGTGTACTTGGGTTTGTGGTTATTGCTGTGTTGATGGTTTTGTGCCGCTTTAAGAAAAACAGGGAAGGTGGGTTCGCAACAAAGAAGAAAGAGTCCTCTTTGAAGAAAACAGCCTCAAAGAGCCAAGAGCAGAACAACAGGCTATTTTTCTTCGAGCATTGTAGTCTTGCATTTGACTTGGAGGACTTGTTGAGAGCATCTGCAGAGGTGCTTGGGAAGGGAACGTTTGGAATAGCTTATAAGGCCGCGCTCGAGGATGCATCCACAGTGGTGGTGAAGAGGTTGAAGGAAGTGACTGTTCCAAAAAAGGAGTTTGAGCAGCAAATGATTGTGGCTGGGAGTATTAGGCATGCGAATGTGTCTCCACTGAGGGCATATTACTATTCCAAGGATGAGAGACTTATGGTCTATGATTTCTATGAACAGGGCAGTGTGTCTTCAATGCTACATG GAAAGAGAGGGGAGGGCCACACTCCTATAGACTGGGAAACAAGGCTGAAGATCGCAATTGGTGCAGCAAGGGGCATTGCTCATGTCCACACGCAGAATGGTGGCAAACTTGTCCATGGAAACATAAAATCCTCAAACATTTTCCTCAATTCCCAAGGATATGGCTGTGTGTCCGATATCGGTTTGGCATCACTGATGAGCCCAATTCCCCCACCAATGATGAGGGCTGCAGGCTATCGAGCCCCAGAAGTTACAGACAGTAGGAAAGCAGCCCATGCATCTGATGTCTACAGCTATGGGGTCTTGCTACTTGAGCTTCTCACAGGAAAATCTCCCATGCACGCCACAGGTGGTGATGAAGTTGTTCACTTGGTGAGGTGGGTGAATTCTGTGGTAAGAGAGGAGTGGACTGCTGAAGTATTTGATTTAGAGCTCTTAAGGTATCCCAATATCGAGGAGGAAATGGTAGAGATGTTACAAATAGGAATGGCTTGTGTGGTGAGGATGCCAGAGCAGAGACCCAAAATGCCTGATGTGGTGAAAATGGTGGAGGAAATTCGGAGACTGAGCACCGACGACCGGCCATCCACTGAAAGTAAATTAGAAATTGCAGTCGCAACCCCATCACCACAGGCAGCTGAAGTAGCTTCTACCTCTTCAGCTCAACAGTGA
- the LOC118057195 gene encoding uncharacterized protein, giving the protein MDYDFRNRKGSPYDTPSTMHRSSTPSTAPQHSHPMYGPPSLYPTVNQPGHTVIPHAPRHHSFTQQTPSSPSSGLGIRVMIKPEYRITPPPQLTPQIVEIPRSSFQFDFELERQILAEAEKDSPNWSRLLGLENSPPKPLQSTSSIGPTADPVVRKYVALGLNRDAVPHAVANYGDNPPKVQEFVNGYTLLQEMGFPSNKVAEALLMYDNNTDEALAHFLNSS; this is encoded by the exons ATGGACTACGATTTCAGAAACAGGAAAGGCTCACCGTACGACACACCATCGACGATGCACAGATCATCGACGCCGTCAACAGCACCACAACATAGCCATCCGATGTACGGACCACCTTCTCTCTATCCAACAGTGAATCAACCTGGTCACACCGTAATCCCTCACGCACCCCGCCACCATTCTTTCACTCAACAAACCCCCTCTTCTCCTTCCT CAGGATTAGGGATTCGGGTTATGATTAAACCGGAATACCGCATCACTCCTCCA CCACAATTGACACCACAAATAGTGGAGATTCCGCGGAGTagttttcagtttgattttgagCTTGAGAGACAGATTTTAGCGGAAGCGGAGAAGGATAGCCCGAATTGGAGTAGGCTGCTTGGTTTGGAAAATTCGCCTCCCAAACCGTTACAGTCGACCTCTTCAATA GGTCCAACTGCAGATCCTGTGGTGAGAAAGTACGTTGCATTGGGACTCAATCGAGATGCTGTTCCTCATGCAGTTGCAAACTATGGAGATAATCCACCAAAG GTTCAGGAATTTGTCAACGGCTACACCCTTCTACAAGAAATGGGATTTCCATCAAACAAGGTAGCTGAAGCTTTACTCATGTACGACAACAACACGGACGAGGCATTGGCACATTTCCTTAACAGTTCATAA
- the LOC118057194 gene encoding hydroxyproline O-galactosyltransferase HPGT1 — translation MLGGSKGFNTNRASSSMASGSRISTLLLSMFATFASIYVSGRLWQESQNRVYLIKELDRITGQGQSAISVDDTLKIIACREQQKKLSALETELAAAKQEGFTSKFLTGNDGAHAKKRHLVVIGIMTRFGNKNNRDAVRKAWMGTGAMLKKMENEKGIVARFVIGKSANHGDNLDRGIDNENRQSNDFIILDDLVEGTEDLPKKARLFFAYAADKWDAEFYAKVNDNIYVTIDALGTALAAHFDKPRAYIGCMKSGQVFSEPSHKWYEPDWWKFGDKKSYFRHASGEMYVISRALAKFVSINRSILRTYAHDDVTAGSWFLGLNVLHVDEGKFCCSSWSSGAICSGV, via the exons ATGCTTGGTGGGAGTAAAGGATTTAATACTAACAGGGCATCATCAAGTATGGCTTCTGGATCAAGAATCTCCACTTTGTTACTCTCAATGTTTGCTACTTTTGCTTCCATTTATGTTTCTGgcag GTTATGGCAGGAATCACAAAACAGGGTTTATTTGATTAAAGAGCTTGATAGGATAACTGGGCAG GGCCAATCTGCAATATCAGTGGATGATACATTGAAAATAATAGCCTGCAG GGAACAACAGAAGAAGTTATCAGCTCTTGAGACAGAATTGGCCGCAGCTAAGCAAGAGGGTTTTACTTCAAAGTTCTTAACAGGGAATGATGGGGCTCATGCAAAGAAAAGGCATCTTGTTGTGATTGGGATAATGACAAGGTTCGGCAATAAGAACAATCGGGATGCAGTCCGAAAGGCATGGATGGGAACTG GTGCAATGttgaaaaaaatggagaatgagAAGGGAATAGTTGCACGCTTTGTCATTGGTAAAAG TGCAAATCATGGGGACAATTTGGATCGTGGTATTGACAATGAAAACAGGCAGTCTAATGACTTCATCATTCTT GATGACCTTGTGGAGGGAACAGAGGACCTTCCAAAAAAGGCTAGATTGTTCTTCGCATATGCTGCAGATAAATGGGATGCGGAGTTTTATGCTAAAGTTAATGACAATATCTATGTGACTATTG ATGCTTTAGGAACTGCACTGGCAGCTCATTTTGACAAGCCTCGTGCTTATATTGGTTGTATGAAATCAGGCCAAGTTTTCTCTGAACC GAGTCATAAATGGTATGAACCAGATTGGTGGAAGTTTGGTGATAAGAAATC GTATTTTCGCCATGCTTCAGGCGAGATGTATGTCATATCACGAGCTTTAGCAAAATTTGTGTCAATAAATAG ATCTATTCTTCGAACCTATGCACATGATGATGTCACTGCTGGATCCTGGTTTCTTGGGCTTAATGTCCTACATGTTGATGAAGGGAAGTTTTGCTGCTCATCATGGTCAtcag GAGCGATTTGTTCTGGGGTTTGA
- the LOC118057305 gene encoding ABC transporter C family member 10-like, producing the protein MEDLWTLFCGESVNSDTSGKPSGSSLVFQPSSCINHALIICFDVLLLIVLLCTFMRISSASSKIYKITPRFRGYSSLQIVSVILNGGIGFVYLCLGTWILEEKLRKNQTALPLRSWLVVLFQGFTWLLVGLTISLRGKHLQRTPLRLLSILASLLAGIVCALSIYSAILGEGMLVKIALDVFSFPGAILLLLCVYKVYKHEGNEERDLYAPLNGEANGISKTDSADQVTPFAKAGFLNKMSFWWLNPLMRKGKEKTLEDEDIPKLREAERAESCYMEFLEQLNKQKQAESSQPSLLWTIVFCHWKDIVISGFFAMLKILTLSAGPLLLNAFILVAEGKAGFKYEGYVLVLTLFFSKSLESLSQRQWYFRSRLVGLKVRSLLMAAIYKKQQRLSNVGRLMHSGGEIMNYVTVDAYRIGEFPFWFHQTWTTSFQLCLSLVILFRAVGLATLAALVVIIITVLGNAPLAKLQHKFQSKLMVAQDARLKACNEALVNMKVLKLYAWETHFKNAIENLRNVEYKWLSAVQTSKSYNGFLFWSSPVLVSAATFGACYFLKIPLHANNVFTFVATLRLVQDPIRSIPDVIGVVIQAKVAFARIVKFLEAPELQNGNVLHKSNMGSVDNAVLIKSANFSWEENSSKPTLRNVSFGIRPGEKVAICGEVGSGKSTLLAAILGEVPHTQGTIQVCGRIAYVSQTAWIQTGSIKENIVFGSEMDRQRYHDTLERCSLVKDLELLPYGDLTEIGERGVNLSGGQKQRIQLARALYQNADIYLLDDPFSAVDAHTATSLFNEYIMGALSRKTVLLVTHQVDFLPAFDSVMLMSDGEILQAAPYHQLLSSSQEFLDLVNAHKETAGSERHTEVDAPQRQGSSVREIKKSYVESQIKTSQGDQLIKQEEKEVGDTGFKPYVQYLNQNKGYLYFSIAAFCHLLFVIGQITQNSWMAANVDDPHVSTLRLIAVYLCIGVTSTLFLLCRSISIVVLGLQSSKSLFSQLLNSLFRAPMSFYDSTPLGRILSRVTSDLSIVDLDVPFTLILAVGATTNAYSNLGVLAVVTWQVLFVSIPMVYLAIRLQAYYFASAKELMRINGTTKSLVSNHVAESVAGAMTIRAFEEEERFFKKTLNLIDINASPFFHSFAANEWLIQRLEIVSATVLASAALCMVLLPTGTFNSGFIGMALSYGLSLNMSLVFSIQNQCTLANYIISVERLNQYMHIPSEAPEVIKDNRPPSNWPEKGKVDICDLQIRYRPNAPLVLRGISCTFEGGHKIGIVGRTGSGKTTLIGALFRLVEPAGGKIIVDGIDISKIGLHDLRSRLGIIPQDPTLFNGTVRYNLDPLSQHTDQEIWEVLGKCQLREAVQEKEQGLDSLVVEDGSNWSMGQRQLFCLGRALLRRSRVLVLDEATASIDNATDLVLQKTIRTEFSDCTVITVAHRIPTVMDCTMVLSISDGKLVEFDEPEKLMKTEGSLFGQLVNEYWSHLHAAESH; encoded by the exons ATGGAAGACCTGTGGACGTTGTTTTGTGGGGAATCTGTCAACTCGGATACAAGTGGAAAGCCATCTGGTTCAAGCTTGGTATTTCAACCATCTTCATGTATCAATCACGCGCTAATCATTTGCTTCGATGTTTTGCTTCTAATCGTGCTCTTATGCACTTTCATGCGAATATCTTCAGcatcttcaaaaatatataaaataacaccTCGATTTAGAGGCTATTCGAGTCTGCAGATAGTTTCTGTTATACTCAATGGTGGTATCGGATTTGTGTACTTGTGCTTGGGCACATGGATCTTGGAAGAGAAGTTGAGGAAAAACCAGACTGCCTTACCATTGAGAAGTTGGTTAGTGGTGCTGTTTCAGGGATTTACATGGCTTTTGGTGGGTTTGACCATAAGCCTTCGAGGGAAGCATCTTCAAAGAACGCCATTGCGGCTATTGTCCATTCTTGCTTCCTTGCTTGCTGGTATTGTCTGTGCTTTGTCCATATACAGCGCCATTTTAGGTGAAGGAATGTTGGTTAAGATAGCTTTGGATGTCTTCTCCTTTCCAGGAGcaatattgttattgttatgtgTTTACAAGGTTTATAAACACGAGGGGAATGAAGAAAGGGACCTGTATGCTCCATTGAATGGCGAGGCCAATGGTATAAGTAAAACCGATTCCGCTGACCAAGTTACTCCATTTGCTAAAGCAGGATTCCTCAATAAAATGTCATTTTGGTGGTTGAATCCACTGATGAGAAAGGGTAAGGAGAAAACTCTAGAGGATGAGGATATACCAAAGTTGCGAGAGGCAGAACGAGCAGAAAGCTGTTATATGGAGTTTTTAGAGCAActgaacaaacaaaaacaagctGAATCATCTCAGCCATCTCTCTTGTGGACAATTGTATTTTGCCACTGGAAAGACATTGTAATTTCAGGATTCTTTGCCATGCTAAAGATACTTACTTTGTCAGCTGGGCCTCTGCTTCTGAATGCCTTCATTTTGGTCGCTGAAGGAAAAGCAGGTTTTAAATATGAAGGCTATGTACTGGTTCTGACACTCTTCTTTTCAAAGAGCTTAGAGTCCTTATCACAAAGGCAATGGTATTTTAGGAGCAGGCTTGTTGGTTTGAAAGTCAGGTCCTTGCTCATGGCTGCAATATATAAGAAGCAACAGAGGTTATCCAATGTTGGCAGGTTGATGCACTCGGGTGGTGAGATCATGAACTATGTTACTGTGGATGCTTACAGGATAGGCGAGTTTCCCTTCTGGTTTCATCAGACATGGACAACAAGCTTTCAGCTTTGTCTCTCTCTTGTAATTCTTTTCCGTGCAGTGGGGCTAGCAACACTTGCTGCCTTAGTGGTTATAATAATTACTGTGCTAGGCAACGCTCCACTTGCAAAGCTACAGCATAAGTTTCAGTCTAAGCTTATGGTGGCACAAGATGCGAGATTGAAGGCTTGTAATGAGGCTCTGGTTAACATGAAGGTATTGAAATTATATGCTTGGGAAACGCATTTTAAGAATGCCATAGAAAATTTGAGAAATGTAGAGTATAAATGGTTGTCAGCAGTGCAAACGAGCAAATCATATAATGGTTTTCTCTTCTGGTCTTCTCCTGTTTTGGTCTCTGCTGCTACCTTTGGAGCATGCTATTTCCTGAAAATTCCTCTGCATGCTAATAATGTTTTCACTTTTGTGGCGACTTTGCGTCTTGTTCAAGACCCAATTAGATCAATCCCTGATGTTATTGGAGTGGTTATTCAAGCAAAGGTAGCTTTTGCACGTATTGTGAAGTTTCTTGAAGCGCCAGAGTTGCAGAATGGAAATGTTCTGCACAAGAGCAACATGGGGAGTGTGGACAATGCTGTTTTAATCAAGTCAGCTAATTTTTCATGGGAAGAGAATTCTTCAAAGCCTACATTGAGAAATGTGAGTTTTGGAATCCGGCCTGGTGAAAAGGTGGCCATATGTGGAGAAGTTGGCTCTGGCAAGTCGACCCTTTTAGCAGCAATTCTTGGAGAAGTTCCACATACACAGGGAACT ATTCAGGTTTGTGGCAGGATTGCCTATGTTTCGCAAACAGCTTGGATCCAGACGGGATCGATAAAAGAGAACATTGTATTCGGTTCGGAAATGGATAGGCAACGATACCATGACACACTTGAGCGATGCTCTTTGGTAAAGGACCTTGAGTTGCTTCCTTATGGTGATCTTACTGAAATAGGTGAAAGAGGAGTCAATTTGAGTGGTGGTCAAAAGCAGCGAATTCAACTTGCCCGGGCTCTCTATCAGAATGCAGATATATATCTCTTGGATGATCCATTCAGCGCTGTGGATGCACACACAGCTACAAGTTTATTCAAT GAATATATCATGGGAGCACTTTCAAGGAAAACAGTCTTGCTTGTGACTCATCAAGTTGATTTCCTGCCAGCGTTTGACTCTGTTATG CTGATGTCAGATGGAGAAATCCTACAAGCCGCTCCTTATCATCAGTTATTGTCGTCAAGCCAAGAATTTCTGGACCTTGTCAATGCACACAAAGAAACAGCTGGTTCTGAAAGGCATACCGAGGTCGATGCTCCGCAGAGACAGGGATCATCTGTTAGGGAGATCAAGAAGAGTTATGTAGAGAGTCAGATTAAAACCTCTCAAGGAGATCAACTGATTAAGCAGGAAGAAAAGGAAGTGGGAGACACAGGGTTTAAGCCTTATGTgcagtatttaaatcaaaacaaaggaTACTTGTACTTCTCCATCGCTGCTTTCTGTCACCTGTTGTTTGTCATTGGTCAGATAACACAGAACTCCTGGATGGCAGCTAATGTTGATGATCCTCATGTTAGCACATTGCGTTTAATTGCGGTCTATCTGTGTATCGGAGTTACCTCAACACTTTTCTTGCTATGTAGATCAATCTCTATAGTTGTTTTGGGTCTTCAATCATCCAAGTCATTATTTTCCCAGCTACTAAATTCTCTTTTTCGTGCACCCATGTCTTTCTATGACTCCACGCCTCTTGGAAGAATACTGAGTCGG GTCACGTCAGATTTGAGCATTGTCGATCTTGATGTTCCATTCACTTTGATCTTGGCCGTTGGTGCAACCACAAATGCTTATAGTAACCTGGGAGTACTGGCTGTTGTGACCTGGCAAGTCCTGTTTGTCTCCATACCAATGGTTTATTTGGCTATTCGCTTACAG GCATATTACTTTGCCTCTGCTAAGGAATTGATGCGGATCAATGGCACAACCAAGTCTTTAGTGTCAAATCATGTTGCTGAATCTGTAGCAGGAGCCATGACAATAAGGGCCTTTGAGGAGGAAGAACGTTTCTTCAAAAAAACCCTTAACCTCATTGACATAAATGCAAGTCCTTTCTTCCACAGTTTTGCTGCAAATGAGTGGTTGATTCAACGGCTTGAAATAGTTAGTGCAACTGTTCTTGCCTCTGCAGCACTCTGCATGGTTTTACTACCTACTGGAACTTTTAACTCTG GATTTATTGGAATGGCACTTTCTTATGGACTTTCATTAAATATGTCGCTGGTGTTTTCGATTCAAAACCAGTGCACATTAGCAAATTACATCATTTCTGTTGAAAGGCTTAATCAATACATGCACATACCAAGTGAAGCCCCTGAGGTGATTAAAGATAACCGACCTCCATCGAATTGGCCGGAAAAGGGTAAAGTGGATATTTGTGATTTGCAG ATTAGATACAGGCCTAACGCACCACTAGTTCTTCGAGGAATCAGCTGCACATTTGAAGGAGGGCACAAGATTGGAATCGTTGGTCGAACCGGCAGTGGGAAGACTACACTTATAGGTGCTCTATTTCGACTTGTTGAACCAGCTGGAGGAAAGATCATCGTAGATGGAATTGACATCTCTAAGATTGGACTTCATGATCTGCGGTCACGACTCGGAATAATACCTCAAGATCCTACTCTCTTTAACGGGACTGTGAGATACAATTTGGACCCCTTATCCCAGCATACTGACCAGGAGATATGGGAG GTTCTCGGAAAATGTCAGCTTCGGGAGGCTGTACAGGAGAAAGAGCAGGGTCTAGACTCTTTAG TTGTGGAAGATGGATCGAATTGGAGCATGGGGCAGAGACAGTTATTTTGCTTGGGACGTGCCCTTTTGAGGAGGAGTAGGGTACTGGTGCTTGATGAAGCAACCGCATCAATTGATAATGCAACTGACTTGGTTTTGCAAAAGACTATTCGGACTGAATTTTCAGATTGCACTGTAATCACAGTAGCTCACAGGATACCAACAGTGATGGATTGCACAATGGTACTTTCCATTAGCGATG GAAAACTAGTCGAGTTCGACGAGCCGGAGAAGTTAATGAAGACGGAAGGTTCACTTTTTGGACAACTTGTGAATGAGTACTGGTCTCATTTACACGCTGCAGAGTCACATTGA